Proteins from a single region of Gossypium arboreum isolate Shixiya-1 chromosome 1, ASM2569848v2, whole genome shotgun sequence:
- the LOC108482248 gene encoding polyol transporter 5-like isoform X1, with translation MSGFEADNNGVSISVAADHKTVADFEVSKKPKRNKFAFACSILASLASILLGYDIGVMSGAIIYIKDDLKISDVQVEILVGILNLYCLIGAYAAGRTSDWIGRRYTIIIAAAIFFVGALLMGFATNYAFLMVGRFVAGIGVGFALLIAPVYTAEVSPVSSRGFLNSFPEVFINIGLLLGYVSNYAFSKLRLDLGWRVMLGAGAIPSVFLAIGILTMPESPRWLIMQGRLGEAKTVLDKTSDTKEEARGRLSDIKAAAGIPEDCIDDFVQVQKQTHGEGVWKELFLHPTPVVKHVLICTVGIHFFQQAIGLDSVVLYSPRIFEKAGITSSDHKLLATVAVGLSKTIFILVATFLLDKIGRRPLLLISSGGMVVILVTLGFSLTIIGHSDNKITWAIGLCITMVLSSVAVFSIGMGPIAWVYSTEIFPLRLRAQGASIGVAVNRVTSGVISMSFISLYEAITIGGAFFLYAGVALVAFFFFFTFLPETQGKTLEEMEGLFGKLVGWREEAQKLKRKRNMNEANHQIQLGNNLATDRQC, from the exons atgtcTGGGTTTGAAGCAGACAACAATGGCGTCTCCATTTCAGTTGCAGCTGACCACAAAACTGTTGCAGATTTTGAGGTTTCGAAGAAACCTAAAAGGAACAAGTTTGCTTTTGCTTGTTCCATTCTTGCTTCTTTAGCTTCTATCTTGCTTGGATATG ATATCGGAGTGATGAGTGGGgctattatttatataaaagatGATCTGAAAATCAGCGACGTTCAAGTTGAAATCCTCGTCGGAATTCTAAACTTGTATTGTCTTATTGGAGCATACGCCGCCGGTAGAACCTCTGATTGGATAGGTCGTCGTTACACCATTATCATCGCAGCCGCCATCTTCTTTGTAGGAGCTTTGCTCATGGGGTTCGCCACGAACTACGCTTTCCTCATGGTCGGTCGTTTCGTCGCTGGAATCGGCGTCGGTTTTGCCTTACTGATTGCTCCGGTATACACCGCCGAAGTCTCTCCGGTATCCTCTCGTGGCTTTCTCAACTCATTCCCCGAG GTTTTTATTAATATTGGTTTATTGTTGGGGTACGTTTCCAACTATGCATTTTCGAAGCTACGACTCGACTTAGGATGGCGGGTAATGCTTGGCGCCGGTGCTATTCCATCGGTTTTCTTGGCTATTGGGATTCTTACAATGCCTGAGTCACCTCGTTGGCTGATTATGCAAGGTCGATTAGGTGAAGCTAAGACTGTTCTCGACAAAACTTCAGACACCAAAGAAGAAGCCCGTGGTCGACTTAGTGACATCAAAGCTGCAGCCGGAATCCCAGAAGATTGCATCGATGACTTTGTCCAGGTCCAAAAGCAGACCCATGGCGAAGGTGTATGGAAAGAATTATTTTTACACCCTACACCAGTTGTTAAACACGTGTTGATTTGCACCGTTGGGATCCATTTCTTCCAACAAGCTATAGGCTTAGACTCTGTCGTATTATATAGTCCTAGGATCTTTGAAAAAGCTGGGATCACATCGTCAGACCATAAGCTACTTGCCACTGTGGCCGTTGGACTTTCCAAGACGATCTTCATCTTAGTGGCGACATTTTTACTTGACAAAATCGGGCGACGTCCGTTGCTCCTCATCAGTTCTGGTGGCATGGTCGTTATATTGGTTACACTCGGATTTTCATTAACGATCATTGGCCATTCAGACAACAAAATAACTTGGGCTATCGGATTGTGCATCACCATGGTTTTATCTTCTGTGGCAGTTTTCTCGATAGGGATGGGACCCATTGCGTGGGTGTATAGCACGGAGATCTTCCCCTTAAGGCTACGCGCTCAGGGAGCGAGTATAGGAGTGGCGGTTAACAGGGTGACCAGTGGTGTAATCTCGATGAGTTTTATTTCATTATACGAAGCTATTACCATCGGCGGAGCATTTTTCTTATACGCCGGGGTTGCGTTGGTggcgtttttctttttcttcacttTCTTACCAGAGACTCAAGGGAAAACACTTGAGGAAATGGAAGGGCTTTTTGGTAAATTGGTGGGATGGAGGGAGGAGGCTCAAAAGTTGAAGAGAAAAAGGAATATGAATGAAGCTAACCATCAGATCCAGTTAGGCAATAATTTAGCTACAGATCGCCAATGTTAG
- the LOC108481015 gene encoding putative polyol transporter 1, with the protein MAGSGHENGAISIRPADNLAVFEVSKKPKKNKFALGCAMLASLTSMLLGYDIGVMSGAIIFIKKDLKINDVQIEILVGVLNLYCLVGSIIAGNIADWIGRRYTIVLANVIIFVGSLFMGFSVNYAFLMVGRFIAGIGVGFAIMGAILYNAEISPASSRGFLTSFPEVCINVGILLGYVSNYAFSKLPTRIGWRLMLGAGATPSVFLVFAVLAMPESPRWLVMQGKLGEAKVVLEKTLDTKEEAELRLNDIKEAAGIPQDSTGDVVVVQKQTNSNGVWRELLLHPTPTVKHILICTVGIHFFQQSSGVDAVVLYSPRIFEKAGISSSNEQLLTTVAVGICKTIFILVATFLLDKSGRRALLLISTGGMVVSLATLGFSLTIINHSEAKLTWAIVLCITMVLSFVAFFAIGMGPIAGIYTSEIFPLKLRAQGISLGVAVNRVTSGIISMTFLSLYQAITIGGAFFLFAGIAAVGWLFFNICLPETRGKTLEETERLFGNLVGWREVDKKMKEDNTKGATHGQEGSE; encoded by the exons ATGGCTGGTTCAGGACATGAAAACGGAGCCATTTCAATCCGACCGGCGGACAACCTTGCCGTTTTCGAGGTTTCGAAGAAACCCAAGAAGAACAAGTTTGCTCTTGGTTGTGCCATGCTTGCTTCTTTAACATCCATGTTACTCGGTTATG ATATTGGGGTGATGAGTGGAGCTATAATATTCATAAAGAAGGATTTGAAAATCAACGACGTTCAAATTGAAATCCTCGTCGGTGTACTCAACTTGTATTGCCTAGTTGGTTCGATCATCGCTGGAAACATAGCCGACTGGATTGGTCGTCGTTACACCATCGTGTTGGCCAACGTCATTATCTTCGTGGGATCTCTCTTCATGGGCTTCTCTGTCAATTATGCTTTCCTTATGGTCGGCCGTTTCATCGCCGGTATTGGCGTCGGCTTTGCCATCATGGGTGCTATTCTTTATAATGCTGAGATCTCCCCTGCTTCTTCCCGTGGTTTCCTCACTTCGTTCCCAGAG GTGTGTATTAATGTGGGGATATTATTAGGCTATGTTTCAAACTATGCATTTTCAAAGCTACCAACAAGGATAGGTTGGCGGTTAATGCTCGGCGCCGGAGCCACCCCATCAGTTTTCTTAGTTTTCGCCGTTCTAGCCATGCCGGAGTCACCACGTTGGTTAGTCATGCAAGGTAAACTCGGCGAAGCCAAGGTAGTACTTGAAAAAACCCTTGACACCAAAGAAGAAGCTGAGCTCCGGCTCAACGACATCAAAGAAGCCGCTGGAATCCCTCAAGATTCCACCGGCGACGTCGTCGTTGTCCAAAAACAAACCAACTCAAACGGGGTATGGAGAGAATTACTTTTACACCCTACACCCACCGTCAAACACATTTTGATTTGTACTGTCGGAATTCATTTCTTCCAACAATCGTCCGGCGTTGATGCCGTCGTATTATACAGTCCAAGAATTTTTGAAAAAGCCGGCATCTCATCATCAAATGAACAGTTACTCACAACAGTAGCCGTCGGAATTTGTAAAACGATATTCATTTTGGTAGCTACGTTTTTGCTTGACAAAAGTGGCCGCCGTGCTTTGCTCTTGATTAGTACCGGCGGCATGGTGGTGTCGTTAGCGACGTTAGGGTTTTCTTTAACGATCATCAACCATTCTGAAGCGAAATTAACATGGGCTATAGTGTTATGTATAACAATGGTTTTGTCTTTCGTAGCGTTTTTCGCCATCGGAATGGGACCCATCGCCGGGATTTACACGTCGGAGATTTTCCCTTTGAAGCTTCGTGCACAAGGAATTAGTTTAGGAGTGGCAGTGAATAGGGTGACGAGTGGGATCATTTCGATGACTTTCCTTTCGTTATACCAAGCGATTACCATCGGCGGTGCTTTTTTCTTATTCGCTGGCATCGCCGCCGTTGGTTGGTTGTTTTTCAATATATGTTTGCCGGAGACACGTGGGAAAACATTGGAGGAAACTGAACGGCTTTTTGGCAATTTGGTAGGTTGGAGGGAAGTGGATAAGAAGATGAAGGAAGATAATACTAAAGGAGCCACTCATGGGCAAGAAGGTAGTGAATGA
- the LOC108482248 gene encoding polyol transporter 5-like isoform X2: MSGFEADNNGVSISVAADHKTVADFEVSKKPKRNKFAFACSILASLASILLGYDIGVMSGAIIYIKDDLKISDVQVEILVGILNLYCLIGAYAAGRTSDWIGRRYTIIIAAAIFFVGALLMGFATNYAFLMVGRFVAGIGVGFALLIAPVYTAEVSPVFINIGLLLGYVSNYAFSKLRLDLGWRVMLGAGAIPSVFLAIGILTMPESPRWLIMQGRLGEAKTVLDKTSDTKEEARGRLSDIKAAAGIPEDCIDDFVQVQKQTHGEGVWKELFLHPTPVVKHVLICTVGIHFFQQAIGLDSVVLYSPRIFEKAGITSSDHKLLATVAVGLSKTIFILVATFLLDKIGRRPLLLISSGGMVVILVTLGFSLTIIGHSDNKITWAIGLCITMVLSSVAVFSIGMGPIAWVYSTEIFPLRLRAQGASIGVAVNRVTSGVISMSFISLYEAITIGGAFFLYAGVALVAFFFFFTFLPETQGKTLEEMEGLFGKLVGWREEAQKLKRKRNMNEANHQIQLGNNLATDRQC, translated from the exons atgtcTGGGTTTGAAGCAGACAACAATGGCGTCTCCATTTCAGTTGCAGCTGACCACAAAACTGTTGCAGATTTTGAGGTTTCGAAGAAACCTAAAAGGAACAAGTTTGCTTTTGCTTGTTCCATTCTTGCTTCTTTAGCTTCTATCTTGCTTGGATATG ATATCGGAGTGATGAGTGGGgctattatttatataaaagatGATCTGAAAATCAGCGACGTTCAAGTTGAAATCCTCGTCGGAATTCTAAACTTGTATTGTCTTATTGGAGCATACGCCGCCGGTAGAACCTCTGATTGGATAGGTCGTCGTTACACCATTATCATCGCAGCCGCCATCTTCTTTGTAGGAGCTTTGCTCATGGGGTTCGCCACGAACTACGCTTTCCTCATGGTCGGTCGTTTCGTCGCTGGAATCGGCGTCGGTTTTGCCTTACTGATTGCTCCGGTATACACCGCCGAAGTCTCTCCG GTTTTTATTAATATTGGTTTATTGTTGGGGTACGTTTCCAACTATGCATTTTCGAAGCTACGACTCGACTTAGGATGGCGGGTAATGCTTGGCGCCGGTGCTATTCCATCGGTTTTCTTGGCTATTGGGATTCTTACAATGCCTGAGTCACCTCGTTGGCTGATTATGCAAGGTCGATTAGGTGAAGCTAAGACTGTTCTCGACAAAACTTCAGACACCAAAGAAGAAGCCCGTGGTCGACTTAGTGACATCAAAGCTGCAGCCGGAATCCCAGAAGATTGCATCGATGACTTTGTCCAGGTCCAAAAGCAGACCCATGGCGAAGGTGTATGGAAAGAATTATTTTTACACCCTACACCAGTTGTTAAACACGTGTTGATTTGCACCGTTGGGATCCATTTCTTCCAACAAGCTATAGGCTTAGACTCTGTCGTATTATATAGTCCTAGGATCTTTGAAAAAGCTGGGATCACATCGTCAGACCATAAGCTACTTGCCACTGTGGCCGTTGGACTTTCCAAGACGATCTTCATCTTAGTGGCGACATTTTTACTTGACAAAATCGGGCGACGTCCGTTGCTCCTCATCAGTTCTGGTGGCATGGTCGTTATATTGGTTACACTCGGATTTTCATTAACGATCATTGGCCATTCAGACAACAAAATAACTTGGGCTATCGGATTGTGCATCACCATGGTTTTATCTTCTGTGGCAGTTTTCTCGATAGGGATGGGACCCATTGCGTGGGTGTATAGCACGGAGATCTTCCCCTTAAGGCTACGCGCTCAGGGAGCGAGTATAGGAGTGGCGGTTAACAGGGTGACCAGTGGTGTAATCTCGATGAGTTTTATTTCATTATACGAAGCTATTACCATCGGCGGAGCATTTTTCTTATACGCCGGGGTTGCGTTGGTggcgtttttctttttcttcacttTCTTACCAGAGACTCAAGGGAAAACACTTGAGGAAATGGAAGGGCTTTTTGGTAAATTGGTGGGATGGAGGGAGGAGGCTCAAAAGTTGAAGAGAAAAAGGAATATGAATGAAGCTAACCATCAGATCCAGTTAGGCAATAATTTAGCTACAGATCGCCAATGTTAG
- the LOC108482209 gene encoding LOW QUALITY PROTEIN: polyol transporter 5-like (The sequence of the model RefSeq protein was modified relative to this genomic sequence to represent the inferred CDS: inserted 2 bases in 1 codon), translated as MYRFEADNHGVSISVAGDNKTLADFEVLKKPKRNKFAFACAILASLASILLGYDIGVMSGAILYIKDDLKISDVQVEILVGILNLYCLIGAYVAGRTSDWIGRRYTIVVAAAIFFVGALLMGFATNYXGIGVGFALLIAPVYTAEVSPASARGFLNSFPEVFINAGLLLGYVSNYTFSKLRADLGWRVMLGAGAILSVFLAIGVLAMPESPRWLIMQGRLGEAKIVLDKTSDTKEEARGRLSDIKAAAGIPEDCTDDIVQVQKQTHGEGVWRELILHPTPAVRHVLICAIGIHFFQQAIGLESVVLYSPRIFEKAGITSSDHKLLATMAVGFSKTTFILVATFLLDKIGRRPLLLISSGGMVVILATLGLSLTVIGHSEKKQTWAVGLCITMVLSSVAVFSIGMGPITWVYSTEIFPLRLRAQGASLGVAVNRVMSGVISMSFISLYKAITIGGAFFLYSGVALVAFFFFFTFLPETQGKTLEEMEGLFGKFVGWREETKKMKMKRKRNEANDDEIGNDQIQLGKIYHFPTHFRQ; from the exons atgtataggTTTGAAGCAGACAACCATGGCGTCTCCATTTCAGTTGCAGGCGACAATAAAACTCTTGCAGATTTTGAGGTTTTGAAGAAACCTAAAAGGAACAAGTTCGCTTTTGCTTGTGCCATTCTTGCTTCATTAGCTTCTATCTTGCTTGGATATG ATATTGGGGTGATGAGTGGGGCTATTCTTTACATAAAAGACGACCTGAAAATTAGCGACGTTCAAGTTGAAATCCTCGTCGGAATTCTAAACTTGTATTGTCTCATCGGAGCATACGTCGCCGGTAGGACTTCCGACTGGATAGGTCGCCGTTACACCATCGTCGTGGCCGCCGCCATCTTCTTTGTGGGAGCTTTGCTCATGGGGTTCGCAACGAACTA CGGAATTGGCGTCGGCTTTGCCTTATTGATTGCTCCGGTGTACACCGCCGAAGTATCTCCAGCTTCTGCTCGTGGCTTTCTCAACTCATTCCCTGAG GTTTTCATTAATGCTGGTTTATTGTTGGGGTATGTTTCCAACTATACATTTTCGAAGCTGCGAGCTGACTTAGGGTGGCGGGTAATGCTTGGTGCCGGCGCTATTCTGTCAGTTTTCTTGGCTATTGGGGTTCTTGCAATGCCTGAGTCACCTCGTTGGCTGATTATGCAAGGTCGATTAGGTGAAGCTAAGATAGTTCTCGACAAAACTTCAGATACCAAAGAAGAAGCTCGTGGTCGACTCAGTGACATCAAAGCTGCCGCCGGAATACCAGAAGATTGCACCGATGACATTGTCCAAGTCCAAAAGCAAACCCACGGCGAAGGTGTGTGGAGAGAATTAATTTTACACCCCACACCAGCTGTTAGGCACGTGTTGATTTGCGCCATTGGGATCCATTTCTTCCAACAAGCGATAGGCTTAGAGTCTGTTGTTTTGTACAGTCCAAGGATTTTTGAAAAAGCTGGGATCACATCGTCAGATCATAAGCTACTTGCCACCATGGCCGTTGGATTTTCCAAGACAACCTTTATCTTAGTGGCCACATTTTTACTAGACAAAATTGGACGACGTCCTTTGCTCCTCATCAGTTCTGGTGGCATGGTCGTTATATTGGCTACACTAGGGCTTTCATTAACCGTCATTGGTCATTCAGAAAAGAAACAAACTTGGGCTGTCGGATTGTGCATCACCATGGTTTTATCTTCTGTGGCAGTTTTCTCGATAGGGATGGGACCTATTACGTGGGTTTATAGCACAGAGATATTCCCATTGAGGCTACGTGCACAAGGAGCAAGTTTAGGAGTGGCGGTTAATAGGGTGATGAGTGGTGTAATCTCTATGAGTTTTATTTCATTGTACAAAGCTATTACCATTGGTGGAGCATTTTTCTTATACTCCGGAGTTGCGTTGGtggcatttttctttttcttcacttTCTTGCCGGAAACTCAAGGGAAAACGCTTGAGGAAATGGAAGGGCTTTTTGGTAAATTTGTCGGATGGAGAGAAGAGACTAAAAAGATGAAGATGAAGAGGAAGAGGAATGAAGCTAACGATGACGAAATAGGTAACGATCAAATCCAATTAGGGAAAATATATCACTTCCCTACCCATTTTAGGCAATAA
- the LOC108482314 gene encoding protein DETOXIFICATION 33-like: protein MASLEVEEKPSEVKQNAIWGESKKMWAIAGPAILVSVSQFSIGFVTVAFAGHLGELELAAVTITTNVIEGFVFGIMLGMGSALETLCGQAVGAGQHNMLGIYLQRSWIITGITALCLTPCYLLATPILNLLRQDKAISELAGKYCKMVIPQFFAYAMNFPIQKFLQSQTKVWVMTIISIIGLGCHVLLNWALVTKLEFGLLGAAMAGNISWWLQVIAMVIYVVAGFFPDSWTGLSLLAFKSLWGFVKLSLASAVMLCLELWYFTAIILMVGYLKDPTLAVDSISICLNLQLWTSMVTLGFNIAASVRVSNELGAGRPKAAKFSIVVVVLTSLAVGVIFMAIILATKHDFPKLFTDKQLVIKAASKLGYFLAATIFLNSILPVLHGVAVGAGWQAYVGLINITCYYLLGIPGGALLGFKFKLRVQGIWFGMLIGTVLQTTILLFVMLRATWRKEAVQAEERLRTWGGPTETPNISLESNSAG from the exons ATGGCTTCactggaagtagaagaaaagccATCGGAAGTAAAGCAAAATGCCATATGGGGTGAATCAAAGAAGATGTGGGCGATTGCAGGCCCTGCGATTTTGGTATCGGTCTCTCAGTTCTCTATCGGTTTCGTCACCGTCGCCTTTGCCGGTCATTTGGGCGAGCTCGAACTCGCTGCGGTCACCATAACAACGAACGTGATCGAGGGCTTCGTTTTCGGTATCATg TTAGGAATGGGAAGTGCACTCGAGACACTATGCGGTCAAGCCGTCGGCGCCGGCCAACACAACATGCTCGGAATCTACCTCCAACGATCATGGATCATTACCGGAATAACCGCTTTATGTCTAACACCATGTTACCTCCTCGCCACACCGATACTAAATCTACTCCGACAAGACAAAGCCATATCAGAACTGGCCGGAAAATATTGCAAGATGGTGATCCCTCAATTCTTCGCTTACGCCATGAATTTTCCAATTCAAAAGTTCCTTCAATCCCAAACCAAAGTCTGGGTTATGACAATAATATCAATTATCGGCTTGGGTTGTCATGTTTTGTTGAATTGGGCTTTGGTAACAAAGCTTGAGTTTGGTTTACTCGGTGCAGCCATGGCCGGCAATATTTCATGGTGGCTTCAAGTTATAGCAATGGTGATTTACGTGGTTGCTGGGTTTTTTCCAGATTCATGGACGGGTCTTTCATTGTTGGCGTTTAAATCATTGTGGGGTTTTGTTAAATTATCGCTTGCATCTGCTGTAATGTTATG CTTGGAGCTATGGTATTTTACGGCAATTATTCTGATGGTGGGGTATTTAAAAGATCCTACACTTGCTGTAGATTCCATTTCAATCTG CTTGAACTTGCAACTTTGGACATCAATGGTTACATTGGGTTTCAACATAGCAGCAAG TGTTCGGGTGTCCAACGAACTCGGAGCTGGACGTCCAAAAGCCGCGAAATTCTCGATCGTGGTGGTCGTGTTAACATCTTTGGCAGTCGGAGTTATTTTCATGGCCATTATTCTAGCAACCAAACATGATTTTCCGAAGTTGTTCACCGACAAACAGCTGGTTATAAAGGCGGCGTCGAAGCTTGGGTATTTTCTTGCAGCAACAATCTTCCTCAATAGCATTTTACCTGTTCTGCATG GAGTGGCAGTAGGGGCAGGATGGCAAGCATATGTTGGGTTAATCAACATTACTTGCTATTATCTACTTGGAATTCCGGGAGGAGCTTTGCTAGGTTTCAAATTTAAGCTGAGGGTGCAAGGGATTTGGTTCGGTATGCTGATCGGAACCGTCCTTCAAACCACCATCCTACTCTTTGTAATGCTCCGAGCCACTTGGCGAAAAGAG GCGGTGCAAGCAGAAGAGCGATTAAGAACGTGGGGTGGACCGACTGAGACTCCAAACATTTCGTTGGAATCTAATTCTGCTGGCTAA